A region from the Aricia agestis chromosome 12, ilAriAges1.1, whole genome shotgun sequence genome encodes:
- the LOC121732618 gene encoding uncharacterized protein LOC121732618: MDITGKLGTPQDQQYVIVTTDAFSKYVLLYFTSNKSPHSTLGALKRTIHLFGSPVQIIVDGGREFLGEFKEYCDRIGIEIHAISPGVSRANGQVERVVATLKNALIIIKNYETEQWHTALEELQLAMNCTAHRVTGVAPLTLITQRKHCVPPELLHLVDIDNQTINIEVLSQQVQQRMVQSSEQDTRRFNQHKAKIRHFQRGDYVLIKNNPRNQTSLDLKFSEPFEIFRVLEIDRYLVKKVVGRGRPRKVAHDQLRKAPQPGDQLTVSAPENIPPTQQNCISVPIEPVPSTSRDETLME; encoded by the coding sequence ATGGATATTACTGGCAAACTAGGCACTCCACAAGACCAGCAGTATGTGATAGTAACTACCGACGCATTCTCGAAGTATGTTTTACTGTACTTCACCAGCAACAAGAGCCCACATAGTACATTGGGTGCTCTCAAACGTACAATACATTTATTTGGCTCACCAGTGCAAATTATAGTGGATGGCGGTAGAGAATTCCTTGGAGAGTTCAAAGAATATTGTGACAGAATTGGTATAGAAATTCATGCAATCAGTCCAGGAGTTAGCCGAGCTAATGGCCAAGTTGAAAGAGTTGTGGCAACTCTCAAGAAtgctttaattataataaaaaattacgaaaCAGAACAATGGCATACTGCTCTCGAGGAACTTCAGTTGGCAATGAATTGCACAGCTCATCGGGTTACTGGAGTAGCTCCTTTAACTCTCATTACACAACGAAAGCATTGCGTACCTCCTGAGCTACTTCATTTAGTAGATATTGATAACCAAACTATTAATATTGAAGTTCTTTCACAACAAGTGCAGCAAAGAATGGTTCAATCCAGTGAACAGGATACAAGGAGGTTTAATCAGCACAAGGCTAAAATTCGCCATTTTCAAAGAGGCGACTATGTGCTCATTAAAAATAATCCTCGTAACCAAACATCTCTCGATCTTAAATTTAGTGAACCTTTTGAGATTTTTCGAGTTTTAGAGATTGACAGATATTTAGTGAAGAAAGTTGTCGGTAGGGGTCGACCTCGAAAGGTAGCACACGATCAACTTAGAAAGGCTCCACAACCTGGTGATCAGTTAACCGTATCGGCACCAGAAAATATACCACCTACTCAACAAAACTGCATTAGTGTCCCCATCGAACCTGTTCCGTCTACTTCTCGAGATGAAACGTTAATGGAATAA